A single region of the Ziziphus jujuba cultivar Dongzao chromosome 10, ASM3175591v1 genome encodes:
- the LOC107409802 gene encoding uncharacterized protein LOC107409802 isoform X2: MDTLLRSGWWCITITSSTRSPYPRTHSIIPRPPKPHSTRLLEAGPRAVRESAEENVLQTFFRERQLNGDFISKASDILWQREVMKFVDADAGTLADSSQQPEQVMANDNDGGFLKLSKTQEWVLGDNSAPVNKKALAKAMQDDSDKRKRLNLLRYEALKRELMFLSIGIGTACSGYCLVALSVQAAISYATGVLFSCLYLQLLYKHVDNLSREVVPQIFMQKKSKKIGVRSEDVKDLLEISIKGSGIALSSPRLVIPAAIYGLWVLSHRYIVSDFLDFQILPAMFGMFVYKAAALFQVYRDNEDLQFVFPENEEGTK, from the exons ATGGATACCCTTCTGAGGTCTGGGTGGTGGTGTATCACCATCACCAGCTCTACCCGCTCTCCATACCCCAGAACTCATTCCATTATTCCTCGTCCTCCCAAACCACATTCCACCAGACTTCTAGAAGCAGGACCACGAGCAG TGCGTGAAAGTGCAGAGGAGAATGTTCTGCAAACATTCTTCAGAGAGAGGCaattgaatggggattttaTATCAAAAGCTTCAGATATCTTATGGCAGAGGGAGGTCATGAAGTTTGTTGATGCTGATGCTGGAACACTTGCTGACAGTTCTCAACAACCAGAGCAG gTCATGGCAAATGATAATGATGGAGGATTTCTGAAACTGTCAAAAACCCAGGAGTGGGTTTTAGGTGACAACTCTGCACCAGTAAACAAGAAAGCTCTTGCTAAG GCTATGCAGGATGACAGTGATAAAAGGAAGAGACTTAACCTTCTCAGATATGAAGCT CTCAAGAGGGAACTGATGTTTTTATCTATTGGTATCGGAACTGCATGTAGTGGTTATTGTTTGGTTGCCCTATCGGTTCAG GCTGCTATTAGTTATGCAACTGGGGTTCTTTTCAG TTGCTTGTACCTTCAACTCTTGTACAAACATGTAGACAACCTGTCCAGAGAAGTAGTTCCTCAAATCTTCATGCAGAAAAAGTCAAAGAA AATTGGCGTAAGAAGTGAAGATGTCAAGGATTTGCTAGAGATATCAATAAAGGGTAGTGGTATTGCTCTCTCTTCTCCGAGGCTTGTGATCCCGGCAGCAATATATGGATTGTGGGTTCTATCTCATCGATATATTGTCAGTGACTTCTTGGATTTCCAG ATTTTGCCGGCCATGTTTGGGATGTTTGTCTACAAAGCTGCCGCTCTCTTTCAAGTCTATAGAGATAATGAAGATCTGCAGTTTGTCTTTCCGGAAAATGAAGAAGGCACAAAATGa
- the LOC107409802 gene encoding uncharacterized protein LOC107409802 isoform X3, with protein MDTLLRSGWWCITITSSTRSPYPRTHSIIPRPPKPHSTRLLEAGPRAVRESAEENVLQTFFRERQLNGDFISKASDILWQREVMKFVDADAGTLADSSQQPEQVMANDNDGGFLKLSKTQEWVLGDNSAPVNKKALAKAMQDDSDKRKRLNLLRYEALKRELMFLSIGIGTACSGYCLVALSVQVELPIVNLVQIALIYILKAAISYATGVLFRIGVRSEDVKDLLEISIKGSGIALSSPRLVIPAAIYGLWVLSHRYIVSDFLDFQILPAMFGMFVYKAAALFQVYRDNEDLQFVFPENEEGTK; from the exons ATGGATACCCTTCTGAGGTCTGGGTGGTGGTGTATCACCATCACCAGCTCTACCCGCTCTCCATACCCCAGAACTCATTCCATTATTCCTCGTCCTCCCAAACCACATTCCACCAGACTTCTAGAAGCAGGACCACGAGCAG TGCGTGAAAGTGCAGAGGAGAATGTTCTGCAAACATTCTTCAGAGAGAGGCaattgaatggggattttaTATCAAAAGCTTCAGATATCTTATGGCAGAGGGAGGTCATGAAGTTTGTTGATGCTGATGCTGGAACACTTGCTGACAGTTCTCAACAACCAGAGCAG gTCATGGCAAATGATAATGATGGAGGATTTCTGAAACTGTCAAAAACCCAGGAGTGGGTTTTAGGTGACAACTCTGCACCAGTAAACAAGAAAGCTCTTGCTAAG GCTATGCAGGATGACAGTGATAAAAGGAAGAGACTTAACCTTCTCAGATATGAAGCT CTCAAGAGGGAACTGATGTTTTTATCTATTGGTATCGGAACTGCATGTAGTGGTTATTGTTTGGTTGCCCTATCGGTTCAG GTGGAGCTACCAATTGTGAATCTGGTCCAAATAGCTTTGATATATATACTCAAG GCTGCTATTAGTTATGCAACTGGGGTTCTTTTCAG AATTGGCGTAAGAAGTGAAGATGTCAAGGATTTGCTAGAGATATCAATAAAGGGTAGTGGTATTGCTCTCTCTTCTCCGAGGCTTGTGATCCCGGCAGCAATATATGGATTGTGGGTTCTATCTCATCGATATATTGTCAGTGACTTCTTGGATTTCCAG ATTTTGCCGGCCATGTTTGGGATGTTTGTCTACAAAGCTGCCGCTCTCTTTCAAGTCTATAGAGATAATGAAGATCTGCAGTTTGTCTTTCCGGAAAATGAAGAAGGCACAAAATGa
- the LOC107409802 gene encoding uncharacterized protein LOC107409802 isoform X4, whose product MDTLLRSGWWCITITSSTRSPYPRTHSIIPRPPKPHSTRLLEAGPRAVRESAEENVLQTFFRERQLNGDFISKASDILWQREVMKFVDADAGTLADSSQQPEQVMANDNDGGFLKLSKTQEWVLGDNSAPVNKKALAKAMQDDSDKRKRLNLLRYEALKRELMFLSIGIGTACSGYCLVALSVQAAISYATGVLFRIGVRSEDVKDLLEISIKGSGIALSSPRLVIPAAIYGLWVLSHRYIVSDFLDFQILPAMFGMFVYKAAALFQVYRDNEDLQFVFPENEEGTK is encoded by the exons ATGGATACCCTTCTGAGGTCTGGGTGGTGGTGTATCACCATCACCAGCTCTACCCGCTCTCCATACCCCAGAACTCATTCCATTATTCCTCGTCCTCCCAAACCACATTCCACCAGACTTCTAGAAGCAGGACCACGAGCAG TGCGTGAAAGTGCAGAGGAGAATGTTCTGCAAACATTCTTCAGAGAGAGGCaattgaatggggattttaTATCAAAAGCTTCAGATATCTTATGGCAGAGGGAGGTCATGAAGTTTGTTGATGCTGATGCTGGAACACTTGCTGACAGTTCTCAACAACCAGAGCAG gTCATGGCAAATGATAATGATGGAGGATTTCTGAAACTGTCAAAAACCCAGGAGTGGGTTTTAGGTGACAACTCTGCACCAGTAAACAAGAAAGCTCTTGCTAAG GCTATGCAGGATGACAGTGATAAAAGGAAGAGACTTAACCTTCTCAGATATGAAGCT CTCAAGAGGGAACTGATGTTTTTATCTATTGGTATCGGAACTGCATGTAGTGGTTATTGTTTGGTTGCCCTATCGGTTCAG GCTGCTATTAGTTATGCAACTGGGGTTCTTTTCAG AATTGGCGTAAGAAGTGAAGATGTCAAGGATTTGCTAGAGATATCAATAAAGGGTAGTGGTATTGCTCTCTCTTCTCCGAGGCTTGTGATCCCGGCAGCAATATATGGATTGTGGGTTCTATCTCATCGATATATTGTCAGTGACTTCTTGGATTTCCAG ATTTTGCCGGCCATGTTTGGGATGTTTGTCTACAAAGCTGCCGCTCTCTTTCAAGTCTATAGAGATAATGAAGATCTGCAGTTTGTCTTTCCGGAAAATGAAGAAGGCACAAAATGa
- the LOC107409802 gene encoding uncharacterized protein LOC107409802 isoform X1 — protein MDTLLRSGWWCITITSSTRSPYPRTHSIIPRPPKPHSTRLLEAGPRAVRESAEENVLQTFFRERQLNGDFISKASDILWQREVMKFVDADAGTLADSSQQPEQVMANDNDGGFLKLSKTQEWVLGDNSAPVNKKALAKAMQDDSDKRKRLNLLRYEALKRELMFLSIGIGTACSGYCLVALSVQVELPIVNLVQIALIYILKAAISYATGVLFSCLYLQLLYKHVDNLSREVVPQIFMQKKSKKIGVRSEDVKDLLEISIKGSGIALSSPRLVIPAAIYGLWVLSHRYIVSDFLDFQILPAMFGMFVYKAAALFQVYRDNEDLQFVFPENEEGTK, from the exons ATGGATACCCTTCTGAGGTCTGGGTGGTGGTGTATCACCATCACCAGCTCTACCCGCTCTCCATACCCCAGAACTCATTCCATTATTCCTCGTCCTCCCAAACCACATTCCACCAGACTTCTAGAAGCAGGACCACGAGCAG TGCGTGAAAGTGCAGAGGAGAATGTTCTGCAAACATTCTTCAGAGAGAGGCaattgaatggggattttaTATCAAAAGCTTCAGATATCTTATGGCAGAGGGAGGTCATGAAGTTTGTTGATGCTGATGCTGGAACACTTGCTGACAGTTCTCAACAACCAGAGCAG gTCATGGCAAATGATAATGATGGAGGATTTCTGAAACTGTCAAAAACCCAGGAGTGGGTTTTAGGTGACAACTCTGCACCAGTAAACAAGAAAGCTCTTGCTAAG GCTATGCAGGATGACAGTGATAAAAGGAAGAGACTTAACCTTCTCAGATATGAAGCT CTCAAGAGGGAACTGATGTTTTTATCTATTGGTATCGGAACTGCATGTAGTGGTTATTGTTTGGTTGCCCTATCGGTTCAG GTGGAGCTACCAATTGTGAATCTGGTCCAAATAGCTTTGATATATATACTCAAG GCTGCTATTAGTTATGCAACTGGGGTTCTTTTCAG TTGCTTGTACCTTCAACTCTTGTACAAACATGTAGACAACCTGTCCAGAGAAGTAGTTCCTCAAATCTTCATGCAGAAAAAGTCAAAGAA AATTGGCGTAAGAAGTGAAGATGTCAAGGATTTGCTAGAGATATCAATAAAGGGTAGTGGTATTGCTCTCTCTTCTCCGAGGCTTGTGATCCCGGCAGCAATATATGGATTGTGGGTTCTATCTCATCGATATATTGTCAGTGACTTCTTGGATTTCCAG ATTTTGCCGGCCATGTTTGGGATGTTTGTCTACAAAGCTGCCGCTCTCTTTCAAGTCTATAGAGATAATGAAGATCTGCAGTTTGTCTTTCCGGAAAATGAAGAAGGCACAAAATGa
- the LOC112490514 gene encoding cation/H(+) antiporter 15 has translation MGPSVLGSTSLGCKVLFPYNSVITLENIANLGIIYYMFLVGLEVDMKPVVRAGKKALSTAIAGLILPVPVGYGLHHLLMRHPDHSVNKYGPLFWGVVLGTTNFPDLARILADHKLLHSDVGRTALSSAVITDIFSWMLFVLAVAVSNDGKIFTVISTALIVLFYIYALAPAVSWMLRKTTKDDQNYSHNHICFILAGVIASAYITDSTGCHSILGAFMFGVILPKGKGGELKHALTDNLEDFVSGLMTPLFFLVIGLRTDTFEVFQTGSRITVPRFLAVTLLALCTKIASTFSAAVFFNKMTPRDGLALGLLMNTKGLLALIITNSARDLMVLSTQTYTVMVIALWLMTAAVGPLIALVYRRTNRDRRLACQYKNKTIRSLELQPDSEFRMLACINSAANVSGLINLLGISNPTKHSPIMAYALHLVELVGHASAMLIVHDTCNITADDSSVKDDHISNALENLERQTQNMTVQSLTAMSSYSTMHEDVCNLAEDKRVALILLPFHKQLWEDGVVREEEDVNSPFRSVNRNVMDNASCSVAIFVDRGGLITTNEHNNTNDHDHDHDDHVQHIAMLFIGGRDDREALAYACRMCGNKCVGVSLTVMRFVPTKEAAENDLLPEDEGDDDNNGDILKAITDAEREKQLDKQYIEGLKLKAAASDNNNSMKIIEVEVNNGDEIIKVLSMMEQQFDMYVVGKGRGARSCLTSGFSDWSEWPELGPLGDILVSSSFAPNTSILVVQQGCVSADDATELAGPAPAAAAAQLKDNFDAHHHMTWHPPLFHRPHFAPFLIRKLNLHRDDDHII, from the coding sequence ATGGGTCCATCCGTGCTGGGGTCAACGTCGTTAGGGTGCAAAGTGTTATTTCCATACAACAGCGTAATAACATTAGAGAACATAGCCAACTTGGGGATAATCTATTACATGTTCCTGGTGGGATTAGAGGTGGATATGAAGCCCGTGGTACGAGCAGGGAAGAAGGCTCTCAGCACTGCCATTGCCGGTCTTATTCTGCCCGTCCCTGTTGGTTACGGGTTGCACCACTTGCTGATGAGACACCCGGACCATTCCGTCAACAAATACGGGCCCCTGTTCTGGGGCGTTGTGCTGGGGACCACCAACTTCCCCGACCTTGCTCGGATTCTGGCCGACCACAAGCTCCTCCACTCCGACGTCGGCCGCACCGCCTTGTCCTCCGCCGTCATCACCGACATCTTCTCCTGGATGCTCTTTGTTCTGGCGGTGGCCGTTTCCAACGATGGCAAAATCTTCACCGTCATCTCCACGGCTTTGATCGTCCTCTTTTACATATATGCGCTTGCTCCCGCCGTCTCCTGGATGCTCCGCAAAACCACCAAAGACGACCAAAACTACTCCCACAATCACATCTGCTTCATTCTGGCAGGGGTCATAGCTTCTGCCTACATCACCGACTCCACGGGGTGCCACTCCATCCTGGGGGCCTTCATGTTCGGGGTAATCTTGCCCAAGGGGAAGGGTGGGGAGCTCAAGCACGCCCTCACCGACAATCTCGAAGACTTCGTTTCGGGGCTCATGACCCCTCTTTTCTTTCTGGTCATCGGCCTCAGAACCGACACCTTCGAGGTATTCCAGACGGGCAGCCGTATCACCGTCCCAAGGTTCTTGGCCGTTACTTTGTTGGCGCTGTGTACTAAGATCGCCAGTACTTTCTCGGCGGCTGTATTCTTCAACAAGATGACTCCCCGCGATGGCCTGGCTCTGGGGCTTCTCATGAATACCAAAGGCCTGCTTGCGCTCATCATCACCAACTCTGCTAGGGACCTGATGGTTTTGAGCACCCAGACGTACACCGTCATGGTGATTGCTCTCTGGCTCATGACAGCAGCCGTCGGGCCTCTAATTGCCCTGGTTTACAGGCGCACCAACAGAGACCGCCGTCTGGCCTGCCAGTACAAGAACAAGACCATACGAAGCCTGGAACTGCAACCAGACTCCGAGTTCCGGATGCTGGCGTGCATCAACTCGGCGGCCAATGTGAGCGGCCTGATCAACCTGCTGGGCATTTCCAATCCCACAAAGCACTCCCCTATCATGGCGTACGCGCTGCACCTGGTGGAGCTGGTAGGGCACGCGTCCGCCATGCTTATCGTTCACGACACGTGCAACATCACGGCGGACGACAGCAGCGTGAAAGACGACCACATATCCAATGCGCTGGAGAACTTGGAGAGGCAGACCCAAAACATGACGGTGCAATCGCTCACCGCCATGTCATCCTACAGCACCATGCACGAGGACGTGTGCAACCTGGCGGAGGATAAGCGTGTGGCCCTCATCCTTCTCCCCTTTCACAAGCAGCTGTGGGAGGATGGAGTGGTTAGGGAAGAGGAGGATGTGAATTCGCCTTTTAGAAGCGTCAACAGGAATGTCATGGACAATGCATCCTGTTCCGTGGCTATCTTTGTAGACCGAGGAGGCCTCATCACTACCAACGAACACAACAACACTAATGACCATGACCATGACCATGATGATCACGTACAGCATATCGCCATGCTCTTCATCGGGGGCCGTGATGACCGCGAGGCTTTGGCGTACGCTTGCAGGATGTGCGGGAACAAATGCGTCGGCGTAAGCTTAACCGTGATGAGATTTGTCCCCACTAAAGAAGCAGCAGAAAACGACCTCCTCCCCGAAGATGAAGGCGACGACGACAACAACGGTGATATTCTCAAGGCCATAACGGATGCCGAAAGAGAGAAACAACTTGATAAACAATACATTGAAGGGCTGAAGCTCAAGGCAGCAGcaagtgataataataatagtatgaaAATAATAGAGGTGGAGGTGAATAATGGGGATGAAATTATCAAGGTACTGAGCATGATGGAACAACAATTTGATATGTACGTAGTTGGGAAAGGGAGAGGAGCTCGGTCGTGTCTGACATCTGGGTTTTCAGATTGGAGCGAGTGGCCGGAGTTGGGACCCTTGGGAGACATTTTGGTGTCTTCAAGCTTTGCACCTAACACATCCATTCTGGTGGTGCAGCAGGGCTGTGTCTCTGCCGATGATGCTACTGAATTAGCCGGACCTGctcctgctgctgctgctgcacaGCTTAAGGACAACTTTGATGCTCATCATCATATGACATGGCACCCTCCTCTCTTCCACAGACCTCATTTTGCACCCTTTCTCATCCGAAAACTCAACCTTCATCGTGACGATGACCATATCATCTAG